Proteins from a single region of Haloarcula laminariae:
- the folP gene encoding dihydropteroate synthase, translated as MQTVDAAGLPIGDDHPPRIMGVLNVSKESPYSPSVYDDPAEAAAYVDEELVGEGADIVDVGLESANKRLDVLSAEAELDRLDTAIETIQSVSGDAVFSIETRYAEVAEAAIEGGFDMVNDICGFADPEMPAVCREYDVAVAKMASPPDLERPGAVEETDWAARKSAAWAESADYVDQVYEALKQNGLTEKTIVDPAFGGWSEAKTIADDHATFERLREFRGFGRPILVSINRKNFLRTIADRSTEEALPVSLAATAMAVERGAHIVRTHDVAETVDAAKIGSAFTERAAVAGGGVSVTELDARRATEVARHLETLGAPTDASDAYVSRVFEVSGLPPEAASELAAVAESVGLTVTTGDGGVLVGGRPDALREAADELAGRPTFEPLVEAVRTS; from the coding sequence ATGCAAACGGTCGACGCGGCAGGGCTGCCGATTGGTGACGACCATCCCCCGCGGATTATGGGCGTCCTGAACGTCAGCAAGGAGTCGCCGTACTCCCCCTCCGTCTACGACGACCCGGCCGAGGCCGCCGCCTACGTCGACGAGGAACTCGTCGGCGAGGGCGCTGACATCGTCGACGTGGGCCTCGAATCGGCCAACAAGCGACTCGACGTGCTCTCGGCCGAGGCGGAGCTCGACCGCCTGGACACCGCCATCGAGACCATCCAGTCGGTCAGCGGCGACGCCGTCTTCTCCATCGAGACCCGCTACGCCGAGGTCGCCGAGGCCGCCATCGAGGGCGGCTTCGACATGGTCAACGACATCTGTGGCTTCGCCGACCCCGAGATGCCAGCCGTCTGTCGGGAGTACGACGTGGCCGTCGCCAAGATGGCCAGCCCGCCGGACCTCGAACGCCCGGGCGCCGTCGAGGAGACCGACTGGGCCGCCCGCAAGTCCGCGGCGTGGGCCGAGTCGGCCGACTACGTCGACCAGGTGTACGAGGCGCTGAAACAGAACGGGCTCACCGAGAAGACCATCGTCGACCCGGCCTTCGGCGGCTGGAGCGAGGCCAAAACAATCGCCGACGACCACGCCACCTTCGAGCGGCTACGGGAGTTCCGCGGGTTCGGTCGCCCCATCCTGGTCTCTATCAACCGGAAGAACTTCCTGCGGACCATCGCCGACCGCTCGACCGAGGAGGCCCTGCCCGTCTCGCTGGCGGCGACGGCGATGGCCGTCGAGCGGGGCGCCCACATCGTCCGGACCCACGACGTGGCGGAGACCGTCGACGCGGCGAAAATCGGCTCGGCGTTCACCGAGCGGGCCGCCGTCGCCGGCGGCGGCGTCTCGGTCACCGAACTCGACGCCCGGCGGGCCACCGAGGTCGCCCGACACCTCGAAACGCTCGGCGCCCCGACCGACGCCAGTGACGCCTACGTCAGCCGGGTCTTCGAGGTCTCCGGGCTCCCCCCCGAGGCCGCCTCGGAGCTGGCCGCCGTCGCCGAGTCGGTCGGGCTCACCGTCACTACCGGCGACGGCGGCGTCCTCGTCGGCGGCCGGCCCGATGCGCTTCGGGAAGCGGCCGACGAGCTGGCCGGACGCCCCACATTCGAACCGCTCGTCGAGGCCGTTCGGACCAGCTAA
- a CDS encoding glycosyl transferase family 2, protein MDYRQERITTLHDLTDAVPAMPGGESAVVVPIAGESEAAVTPAHVFEALETVGPGSVVVPLRAPRAVAAAFDRWAGDFDLDVTTLWCNAPTVAPLLEDHGLDGAMGKGRDVWLGLGLAAGRADYVAVHDADASTYSPKHVPRLLAGLEMGYEFVKGYYARVEDGQLYGRLARLFVAPLLRALSRAHDDPLLDYLAAFRYPLAGEFAVTAETARSIRAQRAWGLEVGMLGEAYSVVGATATAQVDLGIHRHDHRPVGGRGGLSTMAGEVGEALFQALEDHGLAPDYERLPDAYRDAADTLIRQYGADATVNGLDYDAESERSQAQSYAESIRAPGPDDRLPAWTETTLSPSAVRAASREALDGPGGSRPD, encoded by the coding sequence ATGGACTACCGACAGGAGCGCATCACGACGCTGCACGACCTGACCGACGCGGTGCCGGCGATGCCGGGGGGTGAGAGCGCGGTCGTCGTCCCCATCGCCGGGGAGAGCGAGGCGGCCGTGACGCCGGCACACGTCTTCGAGGCGCTCGAAACCGTCGGTCCCGGTTCGGTCGTCGTCCCGCTCCGCGCGCCGCGGGCGGTCGCGGCCGCGTTCGACCGCTGGGCCGGCGACTTCGACCTCGACGTGACGACGCTGTGGTGTAACGCGCCCACCGTGGCCCCGCTGCTCGAGGACCACGGCCTCGACGGGGCGATGGGGAAAGGGCGCGACGTCTGGCTCGGGCTGGGGCTGGCCGCGGGCCGGGCCGACTACGTGGCCGTCCACGACGCCGACGCCTCCACGTACTCGCCGAAACACGTCCCGCGCCTGCTCGCGGGGCTGGAGATGGGCTACGAGTTCGTCAAGGGGTACTACGCCCGCGTCGAGGACGGACAGCTCTACGGCCGGCTCGCCCGGCTGTTCGTCGCGCCGCTGCTCCGGGCGCTGTCGCGCGCCCACGACGACCCGCTGCTCGACTACCTCGCGGCGTTTCGCTACCCGCTGGCCGGCGAGTTCGCCGTCACCGCCGAGACGGCCCGCTCGATTCGCGCACAGCGTGCCTGGGGGCTCGAAGTCGGGATGCTCGGCGAGGCCTACAGCGTGGTCGGGGCGACCGCCACCGCGCAGGTCGACCTGGGGATACACCGCCACGACCACCGCCCCGTCGGCGGCCGCGGCGGGCTCTCGACGATGGCGGGCGAGGTCGGCGAGGCGCTGTTTCAGGCCCTCGAAGACCACGGGCTGGCGCCCGACTACGAGCGCCTGCCCGACGCCTACCGCGACGCGGCCGACACGCTCATCCGCCAGTACGGCGCCGACGCCACGGTCAACGGGCTCGACTACGACGCCGAGTCCGAGCGCTCACAGGCGCAGTCCTACGCCGAGAGCATCCGGGCGCCGGGGCCGGACGACCGGCTCCCCGCGTGGACGGAGACGACGCTGTCGCCCTCGGCAGTGCGAGCGGCCTCGCGGGAGGCGCTCGACGGACCCGGCGGTTCGCGGCCGGACTGA
- a CDS encoding 6-hydroxymethylpterin diphosphokinase MptE-like protein, with translation MDFQTWEPVYDGLLAAFGYPREGDEQARDRLGELVSGETTYSPADLALDGATVAVAGAGPSLEDDAHRAADADAVLAASTAVDRLRERGVTVDAMVTDLDKNPETGRALTESGTPVFVHAHGDNVPAVETHVPDYDPAFVVPTTQAAPTDRVYNFGGFTDGDRAAFTADHFGADELRFVGWDFDDPTVSPEKLEKLRWAERLLYWLERRRGERFGVLDGRRDDISLPDGAD, from the coding sequence ATGGACTTTCAGACGTGGGAACCGGTCTACGACGGGCTGCTGGCGGCGTTTGGCTACCCCCGCGAGGGGGACGAGCAGGCGCGGGACCGGCTCGGCGAACTGGTCTCCGGGGAGACGACGTACAGCCCCGCCGACCTCGCGCTCGACGGCGCGACGGTCGCCGTCGCCGGGGCCGGACCGTCCCTGGAGGACGACGCCCACCGGGCGGCCGACGCCGACGCGGTGCTGGCCGCCTCGACCGCCGTCGACCGGCTGCGGGAACGGGGCGTCACCGTCGACGCGATGGTGACCGACCTCGACAAAAACCCCGAGACGGGCCGAGCGCTGACCGAGTCGGGGACGCCGGTGTTCGTCCACGCGCACGGCGACAACGTCCCCGCCGTCGAAACGCACGTCCCGGACTACGACCCCGCGTTCGTGGTGCCGACGACACAGGCCGCCCCGACCGACCGAGTGTACAACTTCGGGGGGTTCACCGACGGCGACCGGGCGGCGTTCACTGCGGACCACTTCGGCGCCGACGAGCTCCGGTTCGTCGGCTGGGACTTCGACGACCCGACAGTGAGCCCCGAGAAGCTCGAAAAGCTCCGTTGGGCCGAGCGGTTGCTGTACTGGCTGGAACGCCGGCGCGGCGAGCGGTTCGGCGTGCTGGACGGGCGACGGGACGACATCAGCCTGCCGGACGGGGCCGACTAG
- a CDS encoding RNA methyltransferase: MISVAVVDAETPGNVGTIARSMKNFGLSELLLVNPPDLDPDGEAYGFAGQAREDILPEAREVSFDYLVENYHTVACTATTNEDDSSHVRYPAKTPAELADSLAGVEADTVIVFGRERVGLTNDELERLDEICSIPASADYPVLNLGQAATIVLYELRELTVARDQHPEELHARADEAAVEGLYEEFGSFLDSIDHPEEKRHRVRRLFRRLVGRAHPTGREAKTLRGVFRRARQRTERTEE, from the coding sequence ATGATATCCGTCGCCGTCGTCGACGCCGAGACGCCGGGCAACGTCGGCACCATCGCCCGGTCGATGAAGAACTTCGGCCTGTCGGAGCTGTTGCTCGTGAACCCGCCGGACCTCGACCCCGACGGGGAGGCCTACGGCTTCGCCGGACAGGCTCGGGAAGACATCCTGCCCGAGGCCCGCGAGGTGAGCTTCGACTATCTCGTCGAGAACTACCACACCGTCGCCTGCACCGCGACGACGAACGAGGACGACTCCAGCCACGTCCGCTACCCGGCGAAGACGCCGGCCGAACTGGCCGACTCCCTCGCCGGCGTCGAGGCCGACACCGTCATCGTCTTCGGCCGCGAGCGGGTCGGACTGACCAACGACGAGCTCGAACGCCTGGACGAGATCTGCTCGATTCCGGCCAGCGCCGACTATCCCGTCCTGAACCTCGGGCAGGCCGCGACCATCGTTCTCTACGAACTCCGCGAACTGACCGTCGCGCGCGACCAGCACCCCGAGGAGCTCCACGCCCGCGCCGACGAAGCGGCCGTCGAGGGGCTGTACGAGGAGTTCGGGAGCTTCCTCGACAGCATCGACCACCCCGAGGAGAAACGCCATCGCGTCCGCCGGCTCTTCCGTCGGCTGGTCGGTCGCGCCCATCCCACGGGTCGGGAGGCAAAGACCCTCCGGGGCGTGTTCCGGCGGGCCAGACAGAGAACCGAGCGCACCGAGGAGTGA
- the gatE gene encoding Glu-tRNA(Gln) amidotransferase subunit GatE, translated as MTDADFDYEDLGLVAGLEIHQQLDTATKLFCSCPTELREPEAADHTFTRYLHPTKSELGEIDDAALEESMVDREFEYLAYDTTCLVEEDDEPPGRVDREAMETAMEIGQLMDMNVVDQVNVMRKIVVDGSNTTGFQRSMLVANDGEISTSEGPVGIEDMLLEEESCQRVEETDSGVRFSLDRLGIPLVEIGTKPDISSPAQAREAAQRIGMLLRSTGKVKRGLGTIRQDVNVSIAEGARIELKGVQSLDDIDDLVRNEVRRQVELVDIAEELGDRDAAVGEPRDVTDVFEGTDSGVIGGALSDGGAVQAVLLEGFDGLVGREIQPDRRLGTEFSDHAKRHGAGGIFHTDELPAYGVTESEVEALREAVGADPDDAVALVADDPHTAELAIEAVVERAETAMEGVPEETRDALQDGTSRYLRPLPGAARMYPETDVPPVEPDASEVEMPELLTEKVDRYEADYGLDSGLAEQVAYGQRWPLFESVVEDGIDATLAAGTLESTLTELRRDDVPVDALTDAHLRATLELVDGGDVPREGIEDLLSALAENPELTAEQAVEQEGLGGVDESEVREAVAEVVERNADQVEAEGMGAFSGLMGECMGALRGKADGDTVSSVLREEIQKRA; from the coding sequence ATGACTGACGCCGATTTCGACTACGAGGACCTTGGCCTCGTAGCCGGTCTGGAAATCCACCAACAGCTCGATACGGCCACCAAGCTGTTCTGTTCGTGTCCGACCGAGCTGCGGGAACCCGAGGCCGCCGACCACACCTTCACCAGATACCTCCATCCGACCAAGAGCGAGCTGGGCGAGATAGACGACGCCGCCCTGGAGGAGAGCATGGTCGACCGCGAGTTCGAGTACCTCGCCTACGACACCACCTGTCTCGTCGAGGAGGACGACGAGCCGCCGGGTCGGGTCGACCGCGAGGCCATGGAGACGGCCATGGAGATCGGCCAGCTGATGGATATGAACGTCGTCGACCAGGTGAACGTGATGCGGAAGATAGTCGTCGACGGCTCCAACACCACCGGGTTCCAGCGCTCGATGCTGGTCGCCAACGACGGCGAAATCAGCACGAGCGAGGGGCCGGTCGGCATCGAGGACATGCTGCTGGAGGAGGAGTCCTGCCAGCGCGTCGAGGAGACCGATTCGGGGGTCCGGTTCTCGCTCGACCGGCTGGGCATCCCGCTGGTCGAAATCGGCACCAAGCCGGACATCAGCTCGCCGGCACAGGCCCGCGAGGCCGCCCAGCGCATCGGGATGTTGCTGCGCTCGACCGGGAAGGTAAAGCGCGGCCTCGGGACGATTCGCCAGGACGTCAACGTCTCCATCGCCGAGGGCGCCCGTATCGAGCTGAAGGGCGTCCAGAGCCTCGATGACATCGACGACCTCGTCCGCAACGAGGTCCGCCGGCAGGTCGAACTGGTCGACATCGCCGAGGAGTTGGGCGACCGCGACGCCGCCGTCGGCGAGCCCCGGGACGTGACCGACGTGTTCGAGGGGACTGACTCGGGCGTCATCGGCGGCGCGCTCTCGGACGGCGGGGCGGTCCAGGCAGTGCTGCTCGAAGGGTTCGACGGCCTGGTCGGCCGGGAGATACAGCCCGACCGTCGCCTGGGCACCGAGTTCTCCGACCACGCCAAGCGCCACGGCGCCGGCGGCATCTTCCACACCGACGAGCTGCCGGCCTACGGCGTCACCGAGAGCGAGGTCGAGGCGCTGCGGGAAGCGGTCGGCGCCGACCCCGACGACGCCGTCGCCCTCGTCGCGGACGACCCCCACACCGCGGAGCTGGCCATCGAGGCGGTCGTCGAGCGGGCCGAGACGGCCATGGAGGGGGTGCCCGAGGAGACCCGCGACGCCCTGCAGGACGGTACGTCCCGGTATCTCCGGCCGCTCCCCGGTGCGGCGCGGATGTACCCGGAGACGGACGTTCCCCCGGTCGAGCCCGACGCCAGCGAGGTCGAGATGCCGGAGCTACTCACCGAGAAAGTCGACCGCTACGAGGCCGACTACGGCCTCGATTCGGGGCTGGCCGAGCAGGTCGCCTACGGCCAGCGGTGGCCGCTGTTCGAGTCAGTCGTCGAGGACGGAATCGACGCGACGCTCGCGGCCGGGACGCTGGAGTCGACGCTGACCGAGCTCCGCCGGGACGACGTGCCCGTCGACGCCCTCACCGACGCCCACCTGCGGGCGACGCTCGAACTCGTCGACGGCGGCGACGTGCCCCGCGAGGGCATCGAGGACCTGCTGTCGGCGCTGGCCGAGAACCCCGAACTCACCGCCGAGCAGGCGGTCGAACAGGAGGGGCTGGGCGGCGTCGACGAGTCCGAGGTCCGGGAGGCCGTCGCCGAGGTCGTCGAGCGCAACGCCGACCAGGTCGAAGCGGAGGGGATGGGCGCCTTCTCGGGCCTGATGGGCGAGTGTATGGGGGCGCTCCGCGGGAAGGCCGACGGCGACACGGTCAGTTCCGTCCTGCGCGAGGAGATACAGAAACGGGCCTGA
- a CDS encoding HalOD1 output domain-containing protein: MSHSHGDVSESEAEVYHRSIFEDDTKDPTTELVTAVAELKGVEQDTLNPLYNWADHLIEHLYSTPPPAEAQGVVEFSYEGFRITLYQDGHAVIMGRNTSE, encoded by the coding sequence ATGTCCCACAGCCATGGCGATGTCAGCGAGTCCGAAGCGGAGGTATACCACCGGAGCATTTTCGAGGACGATACGAAAGACCCAACGACGGAACTGGTGACCGCCGTCGCCGAGCTCAAGGGCGTCGAACAGGACACACTCAATCCGCTGTACAACTGGGCTGACCACCTCATCGAGCACCTCTACTCCACGCCCCCACCCGCCGAAGCCCAGGGCGTGGTCGAGTTCAGTTACGAGGGGTTCCGCATCACCCTCTACCAGGACGGACACGCCGTCATCATGGGCCGGAATACCTCCGAGTAG
- a CDS encoding class II fumarate hydratase encodes MSDEFRTEQDSLGEMQVPADAYWGAQTQRAIENFPISDVTFGRRFVRALGIVKKAAAQANRDLELIPEDKADCIVEAADEVIAGDHDDQFPVDVFQTGSGTSSNMNANEVISNRATEIYGGEIGTREIHPNDHVNFGQSSNDVIPTAMHVASLEAVEKDVVPALKTLRDALAEKEDEFDTVVKTGRTHLQDATPITLGQEFSGYRTQVEKGISRVEDTHSRLAELALGGTAVGTGLNTHPDFPAKAAEYISQETDLNFREADNHFEAQAAHDAMNEAHGALRTVAGSLNKIANDLRLLASGPRNGLGEIDQPENQPGSSIMPGKINPVVAESVNQLHKQVVGNDAAVAAGAAEGQIDLNLYKPVLASNFLQSARLIANGSEVFAEKFVAKLAADADHCAERVEQSMALATALNPAIGYDKASKVAKKALAEDKTIREVVLEEGYLDEDEVDEVLDPAKMTERGILGDE; translated from the coding sequence ATGAGCGACGAGTTCAGAACCGAACAGGACAGTCTCGGGGAGATGCAGGTGCCGGCTGACGCCTACTGGGGGGCCCAGACACAGCGGGCCATCGAGAACTTCCCCATCAGCGACGTGACCTTCGGGCGGCGCTTCGTCCGCGCGCTCGGCATCGTCAAGAAGGCCGCCGCGCAGGCGAACCGGGACCTCGAACTGATTCCCGAGGACAAGGCCGACTGCATCGTCGAAGCCGCCGACGAGGTCATCGCCGGCGACCACGACGACCAGTTCCCGGTCGACGTGTTCCAGACCGGGTCGGGCACCTCCTCGAACATGAACGCGAACGAGGTCATCAGCAACCGCGCCACCGAGATCTACGGCGGGGAAATCGGGACCCGCGAGATTCACCCCAACGACCACGTCAACTTCGGCCAGTCCAGCAACGACGTCATCCCGACCGCGATGCACGTCGCCAGCCTGGAGGCCGTCGAGAAGGACGTCGTTCCCGCGCTGAAGACGCTGCGGGACGCGCTGGCCGAGAAGGAAGACGAGTTCGACACCGTCGTCAAGACCGGCCGCACCCACCTCCAGGACGCCACGCCCATCACGCTGGGCCAGGAGTTCTCCGGCTATCGGACGCAGGTCGAGAAGGGCATCTCCCGCGTCGAGGACACCCACAGCCGCCTGGCCGAACTCGCGCTGGGCGGGACCGCCGTCGGAACGGGGCTGAACACCCACCCCGACTTCCCCGCGAAAGCCGCCGAGTACATCAGTCAGGAGACGGACCTGAACTTCCGCGAGGCGGACAACCACTTCGAGGCCCAGGCAGCCCACGACGCGATGAACGAGGCCCACGGCGCGCTCCGCACCGTCGCGGGCTCGCTGAACAAGATAGCCAACGACCTCCGCCTGCTGGCCTCCGGCCCGCGCAACGGGCTGGGCGAAATCGACCAGCCCGAGAACCAGCCCGGCTCCTCCATCATGCCCGGGAAGATAAACCCCGTCGTCGCCGAGTCGGTCAACCAGCTCCACAAGCAGGTCGTCGGCAACGACGCCGCCGTCGCCGCCGGCGCCGCGGAGGGCCAGATCGACCTCAACCTCTACAAGCCCGTGCTGGCCTCGAACTTCCTCCAGTCGGCGCGGCTCATCGCCAACGGGTCGGAGGTGTTCGCCGAGAAGTTCGTTGCCAAGCTCGCAGCCGACGCCGACCACTGCGCCGAGCGTGTCGAACAGTCGATGGCCCTGGCGACGGCGCTGAACCCGGCCATCGGCTACGACAAGGCGAGCAAGGTGGCGAAGAAGGCCCTCGCCGAGGACAAGACCATCCGGGAGGTCGTCCTAGAAGAGGGGTACCTCGACGAGGACGAGGTCGACGAGGTGCTTGACCCGGCGAAGATGACCGAGCGAGGCATACTCGGCGACGAGTAG
- a CDS encoding twin-arginine translocation signal domain-containing protein — MNQYISRRDVLRAGAATVGTGVAGGLAGCEQAEQFTGGEDDADAEPADETETESGTDSDTGGTVAQYWTWLPQPDAFDTGHYSFESIDYGVVRDHESEFNPEVYDSYADKALFSELELAFADLDHGIEIGPASETSPAIVTGSFSADDIADRLTELGYAEGPTVGEYSVYGGDAEIGVTDGTLVYAENAAADYVRTLIRTRNGELTRYTATSADMTSLVERFGSETFVYGSTNDAYTEAEHDPEGGQFAGQVGIGWGDTVRGETTSVEIAILFETVADVDMDAISQYTDSDLFAAYDSVSSAQDGRTAVVSGIVPTDELYS, encoded by the coding sequence ATGAATCAGTACATTTCTCGGCGGGACGTGCTCCGAGCCGGAGCCGCGACTGTCGGGACCGGTGTCGCTGGGGGTCTCGCGGGCTGTGAACAGGCCGAACAGTTCACTGGCGGCGAAGATGACGCGGACGCTGAGCCGGCTGACGAGACCGAAACCGAGTCCGGAACTGACAGCGACACTGGTGGGACGGTCGCCCAATACTGGACGTGGCTTCCCCAACCGGACGCGTTCGACACTGGGCACTACTCTTTCGAATCTATCGACTACGGAGTAGTGCGGGACCACGAGTCGGAGTTTAATCCGGAAGTGTACGACAGCTACGCCGACAAGGCCCTGTTCAGCGAGCTCGAACTCGCTTTCGCCGACCTCGACCACGGCATCGAGATCGGCCCCGCCAGCGAAACCTCCCCCGCTATCGTCACCGGGAGCTTCTCCGCGGACGATATCGCCGACCGGCTTACCGAGCTGGGATACGCGGAGGGACCAACAGTCGGCGAGTACAGCGTTTACGGCGGCGACGCGGAGATCGGCGTCACGGACGGGACGCTGGTCTATGCGGAGAACGCCGCCGCGGACTACGTCCGGACACTCATCCGGACTAGAAACGGCGAACTGACCCGCTACACGGCGACGAGCGCTGACATGACATCGCTCGTCGAGCGATTCGGCTCAGAGACATTCGTCTACGGGAGCACGAACGATGCCTACACCGAAGCGGAGCACGATCCGGAGGGCGGCCAGTTCGCCGGACAGGTGGGGATCGGCTGGGGGGATACGGTGCGCGGAGAGACGACGAGCGTCGAGATAGCTATCCTGTTCGAAACAGTGGCCGATGTCGATATGGACGCTATCTCGCAGTACACCGACAGTGATCTGTTCGCGGCGTACGACAGCGTCTCCTCAGCACAGGACGGTCGCACGGCCGTCGTATCCGGCATCGTGCCGACTGATGAACTCTACAGTTAG
- the fen gene encoding flap endonuclease-1, producing the protein MGNADLRSLAAIEDVAFEELDGRVVAVDAHNWLYRYLTTTVKFTSDHKYTTADGEEVANLIGVVQGLPKFFEHDLTPVFVFDGAVTELKDDEVAKRREQREKYEDELEKAREAGDSTRVAKLDSRTQRLTDTIVETTRGLLERLDVPVVDAPAEGEGQASYMARQGDVDYVGTEDYDALLFGAPYTLRQLTSSGDPELMDFEATLESTGLTWEQLVDAAILMGTDFNEGISGIGPKTAIKLLREHGDLFAVLEARGEHVDHADRIRSLFLDPAVTDNYAIPDDIDPDLDAAREYVTDEWEVDPEEVRRGFERIDESVVQTGLDRWV; encoded by the coding sequence ATGGGAAACGCTGACCTCCGCTCGCTTGCGGCCATCGAGGACGTGGCCTTTGAGGAGTTAGACGGGCGCGTCGTCGCCGTCGACGCGCACAACTGGCTCTACCGGTATCTCACGACGACGGTCAAGTTCACGAGCGACCACAAGTACACCACCGCCGACGGCGAGGAGGTGGCGAACCTCATCGGCGTCGTCCAGGGGCTCCCGAAGTTCTTCGAACACGACCTCACCCCCGTCTTCGTCTTCGACGGCGCGGTGACCGAACTCAAGGACGACGAGGTCGCCAAGCGGCGCGAACAGCGCGAGAAGTACGAGGACGAACTGGAGAAAGCCCGCGAAGCGGGCGATTCGACCCGCGTCGCCAAGCTCGACTCCCGGACACAGCGGCTCACGGACACGATTGTCGAGACGACTCGCGGCCTGCTCGAGCGGCTGGACGTGCCCGTCGTGGACGCCCCAGCGGAGGGCGAGGGGCAGGCCTCCTACATGGCCCGACAGGGCGACGTGGACTACGTCGGGACCGAGGACTACGACGCCCTGCTCTTTGGCGCGCCCTACACTCTGCGCCAGCTCACGTCGAGCGGTGACCCCGAGCTCATGGACTTCGAGGCCACGCTCGAATCGACCGGACTCACCTGGGAGCAGCTGGTCGACGCCGCCATCCTGATGGGGACGGACTTCAACGAGGGTATCTCGGGTATCGGCCCCAAGACCGCCATCAAGCTGTTGCGCGAACACGGCGACCTCTTTGCGGTGCTGGAAGCGCGGGGGGAACACGTCGACCACGCCGACCGCATCCGGTCGCTGTTTCTCGACCCGGCCGTCACCGACAACTACGCGATTCCCGACGACATCGACCCGGACCTCGACGCCGCCCGCGAGTACGTCACCGACGAGTGGGAGGTCGACCCCGAGGAGGTCCGGCGGGGCTTCGAGCGCATCGACGAGTCCGTGGTCCAGACCGGCCTGGACCGCTGGGTCTAA
- a CDS encoding GNAT family N-acetyltransferase, with translation MEFALLGWPDDDHPLRLDYREFAYAGKFVMTSTGKAVVGDDGVVAAAAFDADRTDPDTLCVRYITVRRDRQGEGLGPRLLGFVRERAAQRGYERLTIGVNNPFSYQAAYRAGFAFTGEETGLAELTLEWPGDRSVERYRNGLAVFRQRDLSGDEEAFLAEKLDSEPPDVIDAPD, from the coding sequence ATGGAGTTCGCGCTGCTGGGCTGGCCCGACGACGACCACCCTCTCCGGCTGGACTACCGGGAGTTCGCCTACGCCGGCAAGTTCGTCATGACCTCGACGGGGAAGGCCGTCGTCGGCGACGACGGCGTCGTGGCCGCCGCGGCCTTCGACGCCGACCGGACCGACCCGGACACGCTGTGTGTCCGCTACATCACCGTCCGGCGGGACCGGCAGGGGGAAGGGCTCGGCCCACGGCTCCTGGGGTTCGTCCGCGAGCGGGCCGCCCAGCGCGGCTACGAGCGGCTGACTATCGGGGTGAACAACCCCTTCTCGTACCAGGCGGCCTATCGTGCCGGCTTCGCCTTCACCGGGGAGGAGACCGGGCTGGCCGAACTCACCCTCGAATGGCCGGGCGACCGGAGCGTCGAGCGCTACCGAAACGGGCTCGCGGTGTTCCGCCAGCGGGACCTCTCCGGGGACGAGGAAGCGTTTCTGGCGGAGAAGCTGGACAGCGAGCCGCCGGACGTGATCGACGCGCCGGACTGA
- a CDS encoding DUF3054 domain-containing protein has translation MSVATADRSRIDLSSKTALLVAGDLAAIFLFVAIGEYTHGYNPIVDFGRVAGTFAPFLIGWLLVAGAAGLYATDAPGTLANATLVTLLCWVAAVAVAQGLRATSVFHGGAALTFAVVSVLVGGLLLTLWRVGVTLTIGR, from the coding sequence ATGAGCGTTGCGACGGCCGACCGGAGCCGCATCGACCTCTCCTCGAAGACGGCCCTCCTCGTGGCCGGTGACCTGGCTGCCATCTTCCTCTTCGTCGCCATCGGGGAGTACACCCACGGCTACAACCCGATCGTCGACTTCGGGCGCGTCGCCGGGACGTTCGCCCCGTTTCTCATCGGCTGGCTGCTTGTCGCCGGCGCCGCTGGGCTGTACGCCACGGACGCGCCGGGGACGCTGGCGAACGCGACGCTCGTGACGCTGCTCTGTTGGGTCGCTGCCGTCGCCGTCGCGCAGGGGCTCCGGGCCACGAGCGTCTTCCACGGCGGGGCCGCACTGACGTTCGCCGTAGTCTCGGTACTCGTCGGCGGCCTGCTCCTCACGCTGTGGCGTGTCGGCGTGACCCTGACGATAGGGCGGTAG
- a CDS encoding DUF7331 family protein — protein sequence MSTNATDDTNDARSEEPARRYAELNIGDEEFVIYDRENHQAWIQSSMSLDVADLR from the coding sequence ATGAGTACGAACGCCACGGACGATACGAACGACGCCCGAAGCGAGGAACCGGCACGCCGGTACGCCGAGTTGAACATCGGTGACGAGGAGTTCGTCATCTACGACCGGGAGAACCACCAGGCGTGGATCCAGTCGTCGATGTCCCTCGACGTAGCCGACCTCCGGTAG